The DNA window CTGCTTTCACTTCGACCGAATAACCTTCTATTTCTATTCCATTGGGGGAATACATCTTTAGTATTTCGTATCCTTACTCACCAGATTTACTACACAGACAGTCCTAGGGTCATTTTAGGACTGACTGTAGAGGAGTACCCCAGTTTTTGACTCAATTAAGAGACCATGTGAATCAAGGTTTTAAGTCGTTTACTGAGGGTTCAGAACATAGAATAACGTGTAAATGAGAATGAACAAAGAGAAAGACATTCATGTCTGTCACTTGTGGTCTTCAGTCATCAGGCCTGTACAAGGGGAGCCTCCCTCTCCCGTATTCGGAGCTTTACGTTTCCTGGCATGTACTTTCTACCTGCTGCCGATGTGCACTCCTCCATACTCAGGCCCATACTCAGGCCCCTCTTCTCGGGCTCTCCAATCTTCGTTGTTCGGCCTCTACCCAACTTCCAGGCTGCGTGTTTCTCATGGACCACCTGAGTTCTGGCCAGAGATGCTCTCCCACGAAACTGCCCCTCCTGGATTCTTGCAGTTACTAGGATGACTAACCCCAGTCTATTCTttggaccttaaagggattctaccattaaagcaacttgagTCATTCCATAGTGGATTGGCGGCAGACCTGTGGGGTGGGGGAAACGCCTTGATTTTTACCAACCATCCCAACACAACCATGTGATCTATCCGAATGTTTTCTGGGTTTCCATTTCGATATTTTTAGAGCAGATCCTATTAGGCTCTGCCAGGATTGACCTGGAATACAGACGGCTCCTATTTGGATAGCAGACTCGGCAGTGTGTATAAAGCCTCAATAAGGCAAAATGGCCGCCCCCACAATGAAGGAAAATATAACAGAAAAACAGAAATATAGATTAGAAAACAGAATAATCCAATACACATTTAGaatttgtaacaattttttttttatttttatcttctatgTTATGTAATATGTTCCAATGAAAAACAGAGAAAGAAGAGCGATAATAAATAATCACAAGACAGAAAGATTTCCATCAATTTCGGGTTAAATCCAACATTCTTATAGACGGTTCCAAACTGGTGCCCACAACAGAGAAGCTAAAATTTTGCCTTTTCTCCATGACTATTCTCACCTTGACAACTCTCTACTTAaacaagatatttttttttatgtagaatgtGATTTAGGGGTAGTTATAGTATTCCTATGAATCTCACTGGTGGGCTAGAGTGTCTTCATGGTTAATAATGAGTAGGCTAGTATTCCTATAACATCCCAGGTGGCCTAGCGTGTCTTAATGGTTGATAAAGGGCGATTTAAGGGTTAGTTATCTCATACCTATAAtatccatggtggtctagggtgtTTTAAGGGTTAATAACGGGTGACTTAGGGGTTAGTTATAGCATTcctataatatccctggtggtctagggtgtgtTAGGGGTTAATAATGGATGACTTAGGGGTTATTAATCACATTCCTATAATATTCCCAGTTGGTCTAGGGTGTCTTAAGGGTTAATAATGGGAGAGTTAAGGGTTAGTTATAGCATTcctataatatccctggtggtctagagtgtgTTAGGGGTTAATAATGGATGACTTAGGGGTTAGTAATCACATTCCTATAATATTCCCAGTTGGTCTACGGTGTCTTAAGGGTTAATAATGGGTGCGTTAAGCGTTAGTTATAGCATTcctataatatccctggtggtctagggtgtctTATTGGTTAATAATGGGTGACTTAGGGGTTAGTTATAACATTcctataatatccctggtggtctaggatgtgATAAGGGTTAATAATGGATGACTTAGGGGTTAGTAATCACATTcctataatatccctggtggtctagggtgtgaTAAGGGTTAATAATGGATGACTTAGGGGTTAGTTATAGCATTactataatatccctggtggtctagggtgtaaTAAGGGTTAATAACGGATGACTTAGGGGTTAGTTATGACATTCCTATAATATTCCCAGTTGGTCTACGGTGTCTTAAGGGTTAATAATGGGAGCGTTAAGCGTTAGTTATAGCATTcctataatatccctggtggtctagggtgtctTATTGGTTAATAATGGGTGACTTAGGGGTTAGTTATAACATTcctataatatccctggtggtctaggatgtgATAAGGGTTAATAATGGATGACTTAGGGGTTAGTAATCACATTcctataatatccctggtggtctagggtgtgaTAAGGGTTAATAATGGATGACTTAGGGGTTAGTTATAGCATTactataatatccctggtggtctagggtgtaaTAAGGGTTAATAATGGATGACTTAGGGGTTAGTTATAGTATTCCTattatatccctggtggtctagggtgtctTAATGATTAATAATGGGTGACTTAGGGGTTAGTTATAGCATTGTTattatatccctggtggtctagtgtatctAAATAGAATGTGTGGCTTAGGGGCTAGTTATAGTATTAATGATAACATCACAGGGGGTGTAGGGGGTCTTAGCAGTTAATAATAAGTAGTTTGGGGTTCTTTATAGTATTCCTATAATATCCCAGCTGGTCTAGAGTGCCATAGGGGTTACTAAATAATATTATCAATGGTCTAGAGTGATGATGGGGTTCATATGGATATCTCTTATGGTCTAGGATGGTTCTAGATTCATAACTAATATTTCGGGAGGTGTGGAATGGTTTATTGGTTAATCCTTAACATTATATAGTATGCTAGAGTGTATATTATtagcattatattatatcatatcaattcatgtcatattatattatatattaatgttTTAACGTAAGTTTTTCATTCCTCTATTCCCCTACACCCTAGGTTTGCCTGTACAGTTACAATAACTTTCTGGTGGTTTGGTTGGCACTGATGCCGGGGATGTTCTATGAAACCACCTTGGTATGAGGTCTAACACAGGTACAACCCACTGTAACCTGCTGCTGCTCCAGGCGGAAGCTCTGTTGGCAGTTTGTGACCTCCCGACGAAGGACCAGCATATTTTGGGTGATGGGTACAGAATGCTTGCTGAGGTCTTTCTTGCCGTCGGAGTCTAAGCACCAGTCATGGCTACATATAGCCTCAGCGATGACACGAGGATGTCTGTTCTCATCCTCATCCAGTCTGGAGAAAAGAAGAGATGAGATTGTCAATTTATTACTATACAGAACacgggtaaaaaaaatatgcaaatctattctccaagatgtaattaggagaacagtgcactctgtacgccaccctctaggggcagcctccttaacatcatgcatgactcagttataaagtcaactatcatgatgcggatttaattgccaaattagtatttctattccaaaaggaacagattcccagctacggacagcgctgtttcggtattttgggcctcctcagcatagcgcagggatactgatttggcagagtgagagactatagaccagggtcaggggataatcatacacattagggagagtgtgtgcctacataggtgtacggagacttacaagtcattcctgctccgctagggattctgggtaaaaaatatgcaaatctattcggagaacagtgcactctgtatgccgccctctagagagcagcatccttaacatcctATACAGAACACGTCAACTTTTTGTTAAATTCCATCGCGTCTTCTACTCCAATCACACCCAGAGCTGTATTCAGAAATGCTGCTGGTCAGTCAACATACCTGTAGCTCCATGGCGAGAGGGATCGCAGCCTGACGTTGTCTTGCGCAACGTTGATAAACTCCGTATCGCTGCTGTCCAGGTTGATTTTCAGGTTTTGCGTCGACATCAGCTCTTTGGGGAAAAGACATTTTTTGCCATAGGATACCCCCAAAATAAGGAAAAGCAGAGAGACCTGGAAGACAGGAGGACCGAGAAGTTATAGCATAGCATAGACGTAACGCTCACCAACTAGTACCAAagtaatactactgctatatagtgcccagAGTACCCAATATGGCTGCCGCACTCATTTTCTCCAATTACCCctccatttatattttttatcttGTATATACAAGGAGGAAGATTGTCTCTCTAGGGCCatctaggttagtgtcaccagaaccagaatatcaccccagccctgcagatagataggttactgttaccagaaccagcatatcaccccagtcctgcagatagataggttactgtcaccagaaccagcatataccacagccctgcagatagataggttagtgtcaccagaaccagcatatcaccccagccctgcagatagataagttactgtcaccagaaccagcatatcaccacagccctgcagatagataggttagtgtcaccagaaccagcatatcaccccagccctgcagatagataggttagtgtcaccagatccaacataccaccccagccctgcagatagataggttagtgtcaccagaaccagcatatcaccccagccctgcagatagataggttagtgtcaccagatccaacatatcaccccagccctgcagatagataggttagtgtcaccagaaccagcatattaccccagccctgcagatagataggttactgtcaccagaaccagcatatcaccccagtcttgcagatagataggttagtgtcaccagaaccagcatatcaccccagtcctgcagatagataggttagtgtcaccagccccagcatatcaccccagccctgcagatagataggttactgtcaccagaccaagcatatcaccccagccctgcagatagataggttagtgtcaccagccccagcatatcacaccagtcctgcagatagataggttagtgtcaccagacccagcatatcacccaagccctgcagatagataggttactgtcactagaaccagcatatcaccccagccctgcatatagataggttactgtcaccagacccagcatatcaccccagtcctgcagatagataggttagtgtcaccagaactagcatatcaccccagccctgcagatagataggttagtgtcaccagaaccagcatatcaccccagccctgcagatagataggttagtgtcaccagacccagcatatcaccccagccctgcagatagataggttagtgtcaccagaaccagtttatcactccagtcctgcagatagataggttagtgtcaccagaaccagtttatcaccccagtcctgcagatagataggttagtgtcaccagccccagcatatcacccaagccctgcagatagataggttagtgtcaccagccccagcatatcaccccagccctgcagatagataggttactgtcaccagaaccaacatatcaccccagccctgcagagagataggttagtgtcaccggccCCAGCATATCTCccaagccctgtagatagataggttaatgtcaccagaatcccagcatatcacaccagccctgcagatagataggttagtgtcaccagatccagcatatcaccccagccctgcagatagataggttagtgtcaccagaaccaacatatcaccccagccctgcagatagataggttagtgtcaccagacccagcatatcaccccagccctgcagatagataggttgggaATTGTTgtctccattgccgagatattgctgtttGTGCACATGCATATGAGCTCTGAAGCAACAAGGGCTTTAGCATTGATCCAATGAGGCAActctctcattgctccaaagagctaatttgcatattggtaaaaatggcgatatctcagcaacagaagcAGTAAGTCACAAGGGGAATCAATTTAGGATGCAAAGACTGCAAACCATTAAAGTCTCCATCAGTCAGATTGTTACAGCATATAACAGTGATCCCACAAAATCTAGTAAATTTCACATCTATCAATTGCCCCAACCATCTACCCCATGACCCTCTGCTAGTCTATACTACCCCTTGGCTCTTGTCCCAATACTTACCAATATCATGGACCTTGTTGGATACATTCTTGATGTCTGTAATCTGAAGACAGTTCTCCTGCTGAATAAACCGAGATAATTTATAGGGCCGTCCACCATTACCGGGATTCCCCAACATGTAACCGGTGACCTCATCGATTCCTCCACGCTGTAACGAAAACTTTATTACTATAGGGCAATCGTATCAGAATCCTCCTCCATTAACCAAACATATCAAAATTTACCAGGACAGGAATTGGGTCACACATTTGCATATGGCCACTGCCACCGACAGAAATTAGGTCGTGTTCCTAGAACCTGAATAATTCTGAGGACAAACCGCTGTGAATGCGCTGACATTATCATTCTACCGATGAAGTCATTCGATCATTTGCATCCCGCATTTggtgtaatatacagtaaatgaGGGCACGGTGTTCCTGCAGGGAGGGGTAGGATGCAGTATGTGGTTTCTGTCAAGGAAACCTGAAATCTGAGAATATATCAGAAAAaatgatatagaatatatagatatcttatatagttatatactgtactagcagtttcttgtccccccatcgctgcccccagtttcttgtccctccatctcttcccccctagtttcgtgtccccccatttcttccgccagtttcttgtccccccatctgtgccctcaggttcttgtccccccatctctgcccctagtttcttgttccccctatctgtggccccagttttttgtccccgcagtttcttgtccccccatctctggtcctagttttttgtccccccatctctggccccagtttcttgtccccccatctctggccccagtttcttgtcccgccatcGCCGCCCCCATTTTCTTTTTCCCCCAttgctgcccctagtttcttgtccctcccatcTGTgtcccccccttctctgcccctagtttcttgttcccccatctctgcccccactttcttgtccccccatctctggccctagtttcttgtccctccatctctgcctccagtttctgcccccccccatctctgcctccagtttctgccccccccatctctgtccccagtttcttgtccccccatctctgcccccagcttcttgtccccccatctctgcccccagtttcttgtcccccctatctctgcccccagcttcatgtccccccatctctgccctcagccttatgtcccatccatctctgtccccagattcatgtcccctccatctctgcccccagattcatgtcccctccatctctgcccccagattcatgttccccctccatctctgcccccagcttcttgtccccccatctctgcccccagtttcttgtccccccatctctgcccccagtttcttgaccccctcatctctgcccctagcttcatgtccccccatctctgcccccagccttatgtcccatccatctctgcccccagcttcatgtcccctccatctctgcccccagcttcttgtccccccatctctgcccccagtttcttgtcccctcatctctgcccccagtttcttgtcccctcatctctgcccctagcttcatgtccccccatctctgcccccagccttatgtccccccatctctgccccatctagctagtagcagaaaaaagaagcgacatgccctatcttgccgcggattctgcaaCTCGAGACgcgctccagtgtaggcccattcattcggacctACACAGGAGCGGCATGtcgcgacggaatgccgatgctgcaAAGGCATTCCGTCACAGCGAACGACGCAAAATATTCACACTGTGGAGAAGGTTTctgcgaccttttcctccgtgtgaacatacccttagtgtggtgagggtgaccTATAGGGTCCCCAGGTTGCAGCTATGACCATTGCCACCCCTATAGTGACAACAGTTCACATGATCATTATATGACAAAGACTTGTATCATATAAGGTCTGATGCAAATGTCCGATGCTCTGGAACCAGAGATGGAtgcaatggaaggtgagtataagtgtttttttgttttttttttaaatttttgtcacttttctaggcctccacctattatattctgaggtccagttcgcccatctctactgacaacagagagcagtagaactggCTGATTTTAGTACAGTGCTAAGAGACAGACCCCAGAAACCCAAACATCTTCATGAGAGccggctgtaaaaaaaaatttgaaaaaaaaaacgaaaaatgagAACTAGGTAAAATAactcagtactgaagtggttaatccaCTGTCACTTTTCTGTCCGTTCATGCAAGCTGTCGTAGAGAGTGCCCACCCTGTTACACAATCTATACAGACAAGGCAGACAGACCGTGTGGGTGGCCGTAAAAATAaaacgtaataaaaaaaaaaaatggaataaaaagaacAAATTATTTCTCAAAAGATTTACAGGTCATGAATGAAAATAATATTAAACACATTAGACATTCCTTATAAAGGGGAGATCCCACTAGTACCCCACAGGACCCAAAAAGTGAATGGCGGTTCTGCACCACACCGCTCGTGAGGGGTCCGAATGCTGTGGAGAATAGTGAGAAAATCACTTTCGGAAATTGAAATGGAAATTGAAATTTACATCATCGTATTTTTTTCAACTTAAACAGACAAATTGGAACCATAAAGAAAAAAGTTATGAAAAAGTTTAGATGCATCCAGAAATTCTACTACAATATATCCGTCCCACAAAGTAGCCGATAATGTAACGTACAAGGCACAACGTATCACTGACCTGAAGTGAACTTTCATTTCTTAAAATAAACATTAAGGTTTTCTAAACAACAAATAGATTTTTACTTGGAAATTTTCTTTAAATCACTTtgaaatattttgttctgtatgtGAAGAGGCTGAGTGCGCGACTAGGAAGACGCGGAGGGTTAGTCATTACTAACTAATATGTGAAAGGTGTGAATTACCACCTAAAAGTGAGAATACACAACATGCATACTAGTAATAataccaagaagaagaagaagaaacattAGGATATTATATTACTTTACGGGAACATGAATTGATTAAAGGGTttcagaaaatacacacagtgatgtcacagtacagggataatacacacagtgatgtcacagtacagggataatacacacagtgatgtcacagtacagggataatacacacagtgatgtcacagtacagggataatacacacagtgatgtcacagtacagagataatacacacagtgatgtcacagtacagggataatacacagtgatgtcacagtacagggataatacacacagtgatgtcacagtacagagataatacacacagtgatgtcacagtacagggataatacacacagtgatgtcacagtacagggataatacacacagtgatgtcacagtacagggataatacacacagtgatgtcacagtacagggataatacacacagtgatgtcacagtacagggataatacacacagtgatgtcacagtacagggataatacacacagtgatgtcacagtacagggataatacacacagtgatgtcacagtacagagataatacacacagtgatgtcacagtacagggataatacacacagtgatgtcacagtacagagataatacacacagtgatgtcacagtacagagataatacacacagtgatgtcacagtacagagataatacacacagtgatgtcacagtacagagataatacacacagtgatgtcacagtacagagataatacacacagtgatgtcacagtacagggataatacacacagtgatgtcacagtacagggataatacacacagtgatgtcacagtacagagataatacacacagtgatgtcacagtacagagataatacacacagtgatgtcacagtacagagataatacacacagtgatgtcacagtacagagataatacacacagtgatgtcacagtacagagataatacacacagtgatgtcacagtacagggataatacacacagtgatgtcacagtacagagataatacacacagtgatgtcacagtacagagataatacacacagtgatgtcacagtacagagataatacacacagtgatgtcacagtacagagataatacacacagtgatgtcacagtacagagataatacacacagtgatgtcacagtacagggataatacacacagtgatgtcacagtacagggataatacacacagtgatgtcacagtacagagataatacacacagtgatgtcacagtacagagataatacacacagtgatgtcacagtacagagataatacacacagtgatgtcacagtacagagataatacacacagtgatgtcacagtacagggataatagacacagtgatgtcacagtacagggataatacacacagtgatgtcacagtacagggataatacacacagtgatgtcacagtacaggataatacacacagtgatgtcacagtacagagataatagacacagtgatgtcacagtacagggataatagacacagtgatgtcacagtacagggaaaatacacacagtgatgtcacagtacagagataatacacacagtgatgtcacagtacagggataatacacacagtgatgtcacagtacagggataatagacacagtaatgtcacagtacagagataatacacacagtgatgtcacagtacagggataatacacacagtgatgtcacagtacagagataatacacacagtgatgtcacagtacagagataatacacacagtgatgtcacagtacagagataatacacacagtgatgtcacagtacagagataatacacacagtgatgtcacagtacagggataatacacacagtgatgtcacagtacagagataatacacacagtgatgtcacagtacagggataatacacacagtgatgtcacagtacagggataatacacacagtgatgtcacagtacagagataatacacacagtgatgtcacagtacagggataataaacacagtgatgtcacagtacagagataatacacacagtgatgtcacagtacagagataatacacacagtgatgtcacagtacagggataatacacacagtgatgtcacagtacaggataatacacacagtgatgtcacagtacagggataatacacacagtgatgtcacagtacagagataatacacacagtgatgtcacagtacagagataatacacacagtgatgtcacagtacagagataatacacacagtgatgtcacagtacagggataatacacacagtgatgtcacagtacaggataatacacacagtgatgtcacagtacagagataatacacacagtgatgtcacagtacagagataatacacacagtgatgtcacagtacagggataataaacacagtgatgtcacagtacagagataatacacacagtgatgtcacagtacagagataatacacacag is part of the Leptodactylus fuscus isolate aLepFus1 chromosome 3, aLepFus1.hap2, whole genome shotgun sequence genome and encodes:
- the LOC142198595 gene encoding interleukin-17A-like, with amino-acid sequence MVDGPINYLGLFSRRTVFRLQTSRMYPTRSMILVSLLFLILGVSYGKKCLFPKELMSTQNLKINLDSSDTEFINVAQDNVRLRSLSPWSYRLDEDENRHPRVIAEAICSHDWCLDSDGKKDLSKHSVPITQNMLVLRREVTNCQQSFRLEQQQVTVGCTCVRPHTKVVS